From Acidothermus cellulolyticus 11B, a single genomic window includes:
- the era gene encoding GTPase Era → MSHPFRSGFACIVGRPNVGKSTLLNAMVKTKVAITSDRPQTTRHVVRGVVHRPDAQLVVVDTPGLHKPRTLLGSRLNDLARATLAEVDVIVFCLPADERIGPGDRFLADELNRIKTPTFAVVTKTDRVRKPRVAEQLLAVAELGDWAEIVPVSAVTDYQVELLVDLLVARLPEGRPYYPEGEVTDEPEQVLVAELIREAALGELRDELPHSLAVVVEEMAPRPGRDDLVDVHAVLYVERPSQKPIIIGAGGERLREVGSRARHQIEALLGVHVYLDLRVKVAPEWQQDPEQLRRLGF, encoded by the coding sequence GTGAGTCACCCGTTTCGCTCGGGTTTCGCATGCATCGTCGGTCGGCCCAACGTCGGGAAATCGACCCTGCTGAACGCGATGGTCAAGACGAAGGTCGCCATCACCAGCGATCGGCCGCAGACGACCCGCCACGTGGTGCGCGGCGTCGTCCACCGGCCGGACGCGCAGCTGGTCGTCGTCGACACCCCCGGACTGCATAAACCGCGCACCCTGCTGGGCAGCCGGCTCAACGACTTGGCCCGAGCCACCCTTGCCGAGGTTGACGTCATCGTTTTCTGTCTGCCCGCCGATGAGCGGATCGGGCCCGGCGACCGCTTCCTCGCCGACGAGCTGAACCGGATCAAGACGCCGACCTTCGCCGTGGTGACGAAGACGGACCGCGTCCGCAAGCCGCGGGTCGCCGAGCAGCTTCTCGCTGTCGCGGAACTCGGCGACTGGGCGGAGATCGTCCCGGTTTCGGCGGTGACGGACTACCAGGTGGAACTGCTGGTGGATCTGCTCGTTGCGCGCCTCCCGGAGGGACGCCCGTACTATCCCGAAGGCGAGGTGACGGACGAGCCCGAGCAGGTGCTGGTCGCTGAATTGATCCGCGAAGCTGCACTCGGCGAGTTGCGTGACGAGCTGCCGCACAGCCTCGCGGTGGTGGTCGAGGAGATGGCGCCGCGGCCCGGTCGGGACGACCTGGTCGACGTCCACGCCGTCTTGTACGTCGAACGGCCCAGCCAGAAGCCGATCATCATCGGCGCAGGCGGCGAGCGGCTCCGGGAGGTCGGAAGCCGGGCGCGGCACCAGATCGAGGCCTTGCTCGGGGTGCACGTCTATCTCGACCTGCGGGTCAAGGTGGCGCCGGAATGGCAGCAAGACCCCGAGCAACTGCGCCGGTTGGGTTTCTAG
- a CDS encoding isoprenyl transferase yields the protein MRRTFRPPAPHPSGVRPPSLPPERIPRHVAIVMDGNGRWARARGLPRTAGHERGEAALLDVVEGAIEIGVKWLSAYAFSTENWKRSPEEVRFLMGFNRDVIRRRRDYMNELGVRVRWAGRRPRLWRSVIRELERAEEMTKHNDVLTLTMCVNYGGRAEIADAARALAADVAAGRLSPASVTERVFARYLDEPDMPDVDLFIRSSGEQRTSNFLIWQSAYAELVFVDTLWPDFDRRDLWRAIEIYAQRERRYGAALPNPTEPMPSIASSS from the coding sequence ATGCGTCGGACATTTCGGCCGCCGGCACCGCACCCCTCCGGGGTGCGTCCGCCCAGCCTTCCGCCGGAGCGGATTCCCCGGCACGTCGCGATCGTCATGGACGGCAACGGTCGGTGGGCCCGCGCCCGCGGCCTGCCGCGAACCGCCGGTCACGAGCGCGGTGAGGCTGCGCTGCTCGACGTCGTCGAAGGCGCCATCGAAATCGGAGTGAAGTGGCTGTCGGCGTACGCATTCTCGACGGAGAATTGGAAGCGTTCGCCGGAAGAAGTGCGTTTTCTCATGGGGTTCAATCGGGACGTCATCCGGCGGCGCAGGGATTACATGAATGAGCTGGGCGTCCGGGTGCGCTGGGCCGGCCGGCGGCCCCGGCTGTGGCGGAGTGTCATCCGTGAACTCGAGCGCGCCGAGGAGATGACGAAGCACAATGACGTCCTCACCTTGACGATGTGCGTGAATTACGGGGGACGGGCGGAAATCGCGGACGCCGCGCGGGCGCTCGCCGCGGACGTCGCCGCCGGCCGGCTGTCGCCTGCATCGGTCACCGAACGGGTGTTCGCCCGTTACCTCGATGAACCGGATATGCCCGACGTGGATTTGTTCATCCGGTCATCCGGCGAGCAGCGCACGTCGAATTTTCTGATTTGGCAGTCCGCGTACGCGGAACTGGTGTTTGTCGACACGTTGTGGCCGGACTTCGACCGGCGCGATTTGTGGCGTGCCATCGAAATCTACGCTCAGCGGGAGCGGCGGTACGGCGCGGCACTGCCGAATCCGACGGAGCCTATGCCGTCGATTGCAAGCTCGTCATGA
- the leuA gene encoding 2-isopropylmalate synthase, with protein sequence MQPLFVSRHFQQPTPMPVWRYKPFPPIDLPDRTWPTKRITKAPRWLSTDLRDGNQALIDPMSPARKLTMFRLLLRMGFKEIEVGFPAASQMDFDFVRHIIEEDEIPDDVTISVLTQAREDLIERTVQSLVGARRATVHLYNATAPLFRRVVFRNTPDETVALAVEGTRHVMRYADQYLSGTDVFGYEYSPEIFIDTELEFALRVCEAVMDVWQPGPDREIILNLPATVERSTPNVYADQIEWMSRNLSRREFICLSVHPHNDRGCAVAAAELAVMAGADRVEGCLFGHGERTGNVDLVTLGMNLFSQGIDPNLDFSDIDEIRRTVEYCTQLPVHPRHPYAGDLVYTAFSGSHQDAIKKGFEDLEARARAAGKSVDELEWEMPYLPIDPKDVGRSYEAVIRVNSQSGKGGVAYVMKTEHHLELPRRLQIEFSRVIQNHTDTVGGEVSPAEMWKIFEAEYLAPTEPLALLSHHTSAAVDDKDTLTVEVRYQGERRLLEGTGNGPIAAFVDALADLGIDVRVLDYAEHALSSGGDAQAAAYLECAINDRVLWGVGIDPNIVAASLKAVVSAVNRAVMADS encoded by the coding sequence ATGCAACCGTTGTTTGTCAGCCGGCACTTCCAACAACCGACACCAATGCCGGTATGGCGGTACAAGCCGTTCCCGCCTATCGACCTGCCGGACCGCACCTGGCCGACCAAGCGCATCACCAAGGCGCCGCGTTGGCTCTCGACTGATTTGCGTGACGGCAATCAGGCGCTCATCGACCCGATGAGCCCCGCCCGCAAGCTCACCATGTTCCGGTTGCTGCTGCGGATGGGTTTCAAGGAAATCGAGGTCGGTTTCCCCGCCGCGAGCCAGATGGACTTCGACTTCGTCCGGCACATCATCGAGGAGGACGAGATACCGGACGACGTCACCATTTCGGTTCTCACCCAGGCCCGTGAGGATCTCATCGAACGGACCGTGCAGAGTCTGGTCGGTGCGCGGCGGGCGACTGTCCACCTGTACAACGCGACCGCGCCGCTGTTCCGCCGGGTTGTTTTCCGGAACACCCCGGACGAGACGGTCGCGCTCGCCGTCGAGGGCACCCGGCACGTGATGCGCTACGCCGACCAGTACCTGTCCGGCACGGACGTGTTCGGCTACGAGTACTCACCGGAGATTTTCATTGACACCGAGCTGGAGTTCGCCCTGCGGGTCTGCGAAGCGGTGATGGACGTCTGGCAGCCGGGGCCGGACCGTGAAATCATCCTCAATCTCCCGGCGACCGTCGAGCGGTCCACGCCGAACGTGTACGCCGACCAGATCGAGTGGATGAGCCGCAACCTCTCCCGCCGCGAATTCATCTGCCTCTCCGTGCATCCGCACAACGACCGGGGCTGCGCGGTCGCGGCCGCGGAGCTGGCCGTGATGGCGGGGGCGGATCGGGTCGAAGGGTGCCTGTTCGGTCACGGCGAGCGGACAGGGAACGTTGACCTTGTCACCCTCGGCATGAACCTGTTCAGCCAGGGCATCGATCCGAACCTCGATTTCTCCGATATCGACGAGATTCGGCGCACCGTGGAGTACTGCACGCAATTGCCGGTGCATCCTCGTCATCCCTACGCGGGCGACTTGGTGTACACCGCCTTCTCCGGCTCGCATCAAGACGCCATCAAGAAGGGCTTCGAAGACTTGGAGGCGCGGGCGAGAGCGGCCGGCAAGAGTGTCGACGAGCTCGAGTGGGAGATGCCGTATCTGCCCATCGACCCCAAGGATGTCGGCCGCAGCTATGAGGCCGTCATCCGCGTCAACAGCCAGTCCGGCAAGGGCGGTGTGGCATACGTGATGAAAACCGAACACCACCTGGAATTGCCGCGCCGGCTGCAAATCGAGTTCTCCCGCGTCATCCAGAATCACACCGACACGGTCGGCGGTGAGGTGTCGCCGGCGGAGATGTGGAAGATTTTCGAAGCGGAGTATCTGGCGCCGACAGAGCCGCTTGCCCTCCTCTCCCACCACACCTCCGCGGCGGTGGATGACAAGGACACTCTCACCGTGGAGGTTCGGTACCAGGGGGAGCGGCGGCTGCTGGAAGGAACGGGAAACGGCCCGATCGCCGCGTTCGTCGACGCCTTGGCGGATCTCGGTATCGACGTGCGGGTGCTTGACTACGCCGAGCATGCGCTGTCGTCCGGCGGGGACGCCCAAGCCGCCGCCTACCTCGAGTGTGCGATCAACGATCGGGTGCTCTGGGGTGTCGGGATCGACCCGAACATCGTGGCCGCATCGCTCAAGGCGGTCGTCTCCGCGGTGAATCGCGCGGTGATGGCGGACTCCTAG
- the recO gene encoding DNA repair protein RecO: MSLYRDDAVVLRTQKLGEADRIITVLTRRNGRVRAVAKGIRRTSSKFGARLEPANHVDVQLYLGRSLDIVTQAEIRDPFGDRLRHDYESYTLGTAMLETAEKLTAEEREPAIRLYLLLLGALRALTEQRHDARLIFDAFVLRALATSGYQPALDDCARCGAQGPHRWFSVPAGGLVCGDCRPPGSVAPASATIALLRALLTGEWAAADASAPEFRHEASGLVAAYLQWHLEHGIRSLRLLEPA; this comes from the coding sequence GTGAGCCTGTACCGTGATGACGCCGTCGTGCTGCGCACCCAGAAGCTTGGCGAGGCTGACCGCATCATCACCGTGCTGACGCGGCGCAACGGCCGGGTCCGTGCGGTGGCCAAAGGCATTCGGCGGACGTCGTCGAAGTTCGGCGCTCGATTGGAGCCGGCGAACCACGTGGATGTCCAGCTCTATCTCGGCCGATCGCTGGACATCGTGACTCAGGCGGAGATCCGTGACCCGTTCGGCGATCGTCTCCGGCACGATTACGAGTCCTACACGCTGGGCACCGCGATGCTGGAAACCGCAGAGAAATTGACAGCGGAGGAGCGGGAACCGGCGATCCGGCTCTACCTTCTGCTGCTCGGCGCGTTGCGGGCCCTGACCGAGCAACGGCACGATGCCCGGCTGATATTCGATGCATTTGTGCTGCGGGCGCTCGCGACGTCCGGTTATCAACCGGCGCTGGATGACTGTGCCCGATGCGGTGCGCAAGGACCGCACCGGTGGTTCTCCGTGCCGGCCGGCGGCCTGGTCTGCGGCGACTGCCGACCGCCTGGGTCCGTGGCGCCGGCGTCGGCCACGATTGCGCTGCTGCGCGCCCTGCTTACCGGGGAGTGGGCGGCGGCCGATGCGAGCGCGCCGGAATTCCGCCACGAGGCAAGTGGTCTCGTCGCCGCCTACCTGCAGTGGCATCTGGAACATGGCATTCGTTCCCTACGGCTGCTTGAACCTGCGTGA